Proteins found in one Terribacillus sp. DMT04 genomic segment:
- a CDS encoding amidase family protein, translating to MRKFKIEETSISSLQADLASGKVSSVTLVQTYLERIAKRDSSKDGTNSILEINPDSLFLAEQMDKERKEQHLRGELHGIPVLLKDNINTADGMHTSAGALVLAHHYAKTDAFIVKKLREAGAIILGKVNMTEWANFMSDPMPNGFSSRGGQVRNPYGSFDVGGSSSGTGAAIANNLAAVGIGTETSGSILSPASSNSLVGIKPTVGLVSRTGIIPIAHSQDTAGPMTRTVRDAAMLLQVIAGSDARDPATLAAPQVPNYTEFLKNKGLQDKRLGIDGRTLENLDPDRLELMERAFAVLREEGAELIDVYVPEITRDSSVLFHEFKHGVNRYLQSVESYLPAHTLKEVIDWNRMHTDNALPYGQDLLEAAEKTDGTLKQSNYLADRLADIHDSQTEGIDKIMTESTLDAIVFPSYHGCDIAAKAGYPSITVPAGYTKTGEPFGITFTAGAFEESTLIEIGGSYESVTKHRRAPN from the coding sequence ATGCGTAAATTTAAGATTGAAGAAACCAGTATTTCATCCTTACAAGCAGACCTTGCATCCGGGAAAGTATCCTCCGTGACGCTAGTGCAGACATATCTGGAGCGAATTGCGAAAAGAGATTCAAGTAAAGACGGAACGAACAGTATATTGGAAATCAATCCTGATAGCTTATTTCTTGCTGAACAAATGGACAAAGAGAGAAAAGAACAACACTTGCGCGGAGAACTTCACGGTATCCCTGTCCTCTTAAAGGACAATATCAATACAGCAGATGGTATGCATACAAGTGCGGGTGCTCTCGTGCTGGCCCATCATTATGCTAAAACTGATGCCTTCATTGTCAAAAAGCTGCGAGAAGCAGGTGCCATTATTTTAGGCAAAGTGAACATGACAGAATGGGCTAATTTTATGTCCGATCCTATGCCGAATGGCTTTAGTAGCCGTGGCGGTCAAGTTCGCAATCCGTATGGCAGCTTTGACGTTGGTGGTTCAAGTTCGGGCACTGGAGCTGCTATAGCTAATAACCTCGCCGCTGTAGGTATTGGTACGGAGACCAGTGGTTCTATTCTCAGTCCCGCAAGCAGTAACTCATTAGTCGGGATTAAACCAACTGTCGGGCTCGTCTCTCGAACTGGTATTATCCCGATTGCACACAGCCAGGATACCGCTGGACCGATGACAAGAACTGTTCGAGATGCAGCGATGTTGCTCCAAGTAATAGCAGGTTCAGATGCACGTGATCCTGCAACACTCGCCGCACCCCAAGTACCGAATTATACAGAGTTTCTGAAGAACAAGGGACTGCAAGACAAGCGTCTTGGTATTGATGGACGCACATTAGAAAATTTAGATCCAGACAGACTGGAACTGATGGAGAGAGCATTTGCTGTCTTACGTGAGGAAGGGGCTGAACTTATTGATGTGTATGTGCCAGAGATCACGCGAGATTCAAGCGTCTTATTTCACGAGTTTAAACATGGGGTAAACCGCTACTTGCAGTCTGTGGAATCTTACTTACCGGCTCATACACTAAAAGAGGTAATTGACTGGAACCGCATGCACACCGATAATGCTTTACCATATGGTCAGGATCTGTTAGAAGCAGCTGAGAAAACAGACGGCACATTAAAACAAAGTAACTATTTAGCGGACCGTTTAGCAGATATTCACGACTCCCAAACAGAAGGCATTGATAAAATCATGACAGAATCTACTTTAGATGCTATTGTCTTTCCAAGCTATCATGGGTGTGATATTGCAGCAAAAGCGGGTTATCCTTCCATAACTGTTCCAGCAGGTTACACAAAGACTGGAGAGCCGTTTGGAATTACGTTTACTGCTGGTGCTTTTGAGGAATCTACCTTAATAGAAATCGGCGGCAGCTATGAAAGTGTCACAAAGCATCGAAGAGCTCCAAATTAA
- a CDS encoding amino acid permease — translation MKEVSKQHNKTEPGLQRKLKARHLGMISLGGTIGTGLFLASGGAISQAGPGGALLAYALIGSMVFFLMTSLAEMAAFMPVSGSFSTYATKFIDESLGFALGWNYWFSWATTIAAELVAVTLIMDFWFPDVPSWIWSGISLIIMFLLNYISVKGFGESEYWFSLIKVITVIVFIIVGVLMIIGIFGGESPGFSNFTVKDAPFNGGFLALLGVFMAAGFSFMGTELLGAAAGEADNPKVSIPKAIRSVFWRILLFYILAIFVIGMLIPYTTESLASEDVRLSPFTLVFEKAGIAFAASVMNAVILTAVLSAGNSGMYASTRMLWNLAKEGKAPRFLGKLNKNGVPVNALLATAAVGCAAFLTSFFGNGIVYTWLLSVSGMTGFIIWIGIAVSHYRFRKAYVAQGYDIKDLPYTAKFYPYAPLFALTLSIFVIIGQSVSSFTENGFDWGGFIASYIGIPIFLLCWIIYKVKYKTKVHKLEDVDLTTPEHETAPD, via the coding sequence GTGAAAGAAGTGAGCAAACAACATAACAAGACGGAACCTGGACTGCAACGAAAGCTCAAAGCCCGTCATTTGGGGATGATCTCCCTTGGAGGAACAATTGGAACAGGGTTGTTCCTAGCAAGCGGCGGAGCGATCAGCCAAGCAGGTCCCGGTGGCGCGCTGCTTGCATACGCTCTAATTGGCAGCATGGTGTTCTTCCTAATGACCAGTTTGGCAGAGATGGCAGCCTTCATGCCTGTATCCGGAAGCTTTAGCACATATGCTACCAAATTCATTGATGAATCACTTGGCTTTGCCCTCGGTTGGAATTATTGGTTCAGCTGGGCAACTACCATTGCGGCAGAACTCGTAGCTGTCACGCTCATTATGGATTTCTGGTTTCCAGATGTACCGTCTTGGATTTGGAGCGGTATCAGCCTGATCATCATGTTTTTATTGAATTATATTTCTGTTAAAGGCTTTGGAGAATCTGAATATTGGTTCTCTCTTATTAAAGTAATCACTGTCATTGTATTTATTATCGTCGGCGTATTAATGATCATTGGCATTTTTGGCGGAGAATCTCCTGGTTTCTCAAACTTCACAGTAAAAGATGCTCCGTTCAATGGCGGCTTTCTTGCATTACTTGGGGTGTTCATGGCAGCAGGGTTCTCCTTCATGGGAACCGAACTATTAGGAGCTGCTGCAGGTGAAGCAGATAATCCAAAAGTATCCATACCGAAAGCAATTCGATCTGTTTTCTGGCGAATTCTTTTGTTCTATATTCTAGCAATATTCGTTATTGGTATGCTCATTCCTTATACAACGGAGAGTTTGGCAAGCGAAGACGTTCGACTAAGTCCTTTCACTTTAGTGTTTGAGAAGGCTGGGATTGCTTTTGCTGCATCTGTCATGAACGCTGTTATTTTGACTGCTGTGCTGTCAGCTGGTAACTCCGGCATGTATGCCAGCACTCGGATGTTATGGAATCTTGCAAAAGAAGGAAAAGCTCCGCGTTTTCTTGGCAAACTGAATAAAAACGGCGTACCGGTAAACGCTTTGCTTGCAACAGCAGCTGTCGGATGCGCGGCCTTCCTTACCTCATTCTTCGGCAATGGTATCGTCTATACATGGCTCCTGAGTGTATCAGGAATGACTGGATTTATTATCTGGATCGGGATTGCTGTCAGTCACTATCGCTTCCGTAAAGCTTATGTGGCGCAAGGATATGACATCAAAGACTTGCCTTACACAGCGAAGTTTTACCCATATGCGCCGTTGTTTGCACTCACCTTGAGTATCTTTGTCATTATTGGACAAAGTGTCTCATCCTTTACAGAGAACGGATTTGACTGGGGCGGTTTTATTGCTTCCTATATCGGAATCCCGATCTTCTTGCTGTGCTGGATTATCTATAAAGTGAAATACAAAACAAAAGTGCATAAATTAGAGGATGTTGATTTAACAACTCCTGAACATGAAACAGCCCCGGACTAA
- a CDS encoding DUF4190 domain-containing protein has protein sequence MEEKRYSPSGTLALGILAIFLPVIGLITGIIAIIFANKSLKTTEDTEAIKALYLGGRVCAIIGLCYQGLFVLYLIFIIALAISMPY, from the coding sequence ATGGAAGAAAAACGTTATTCGCCGTCAGGTACATTAGCATTAGGAATTTTAGCTATCTTCCTGCCTGTTATTGGTCTTATTACAGGTATCATAGCAATTATATTTGCTAACAAGAGTCTTAAGACTACAGAGGATACGGAGGCAATTAAAGCATTGTACTTAGGCGGAAGAGTATGTGCCATCATTGGTTTATGCTATCAAGGTCTTTTCGTTCTTTATTTAATCTTCATTATCGCGTTGGCTATATCAATGCCTTATTAG
- a CDS encoding penicillin-binding transpeptidase domain-containing protein — protein sequence MKRLAAVLFIVSALFLLSACSDDQSAKDGLNEFVDNWNSQDFDKMYSQLTEESQQDITKEAFVKRYTDIYEQAGVTDLKVKVGEVSEEEAKSDADTQQLPLSVSMQTVAGEVAFDKDAELVKVDGEDGAAWKVNWDPSYIFAQLNGEESVRISSIEPERGRILDANGAELAFNATVPSIGLIPGQLEADGKTKDETLNQVAEILEMDREEIDSLLEQSWVTDEVNVPIKTLRPDERDLAKEVTALPGVQSTETTSRFYTLGEAAAHLTGYVKKVDADFLEEDDNASNYSSTSYVGSTGLESVFEDKLRGEIGWKIYTDSSEEQEIIAETEVQNGEDVETTIDSETQKEIYNQLKDDSGASAAIDPKTGATLALVSTPSYDPNNFIFGWDAEEYEKLSNNENSPFSAKFNKTYAPGSTIKPLTAAVGLENGVITPDEAKHIEGKTWDNDGKFGDYSVTRVSSSLSDVDLENALITSDNIYFAMTAVDTGAENFQKGLESFGFDEELDYAFPTKASSVSNDGLNSETLLADSGYGQGQVLMSPLHLAAAYTPFLNDGNLIKPTLLKSKAAEPAVWHEDVLPADGANAITEGLRGVVEDERGSAHQPAVDGLTIAGKTGTAELKQSKDDENGKENGWFVAYDYDKQDMLISMMIEDVQDKGGSHYTVEKVKNVFK from the coding sequence ATGAAACGTCTAGCAGCAGTTTTATTTATCGTGAGTGCGCTATTCTTGCTTTCCGCTTGTTCGGATGATCAGTCAGCCAAAGATGGCTTGAATGAGTTCGTTGACAATTGGAATTCACAGGATTTCGATAAGATGTACAGTCAGTTGACAGAAGAATCGCAACAGGATATTACCAAGGAAGCGTTTGTTAAACGTTATACAGATATTTATGAACAAGCTGGCGTCACGGATTTAAAAGTGAAAGTTGGCGAAGTCTCCGAGGAAGAAGCGAAATCTGATGCAGATACCCAGCAGCTTCCATTATCTGTCTCTATGCAGACGGTTGCTGGAGAAGTAGCTTTTGATAAGGATGCAGAGCTTGTGAAAGTGGACGGAGAAGATGGGGCAGCTTGGAAAGTAAACTGGGATCCATCTTATATCTTTGCGCAGTTGAACGGAGAAGAAAGTGTGCGGATATCATCAATTGAACCAGAGCGGGGTCGTATTCTTGATGCAAATGGAGCAGAGCTGGCATTTAATGCAACTGTACCATCCATTGGACTTATCCCAGGTCAGCTTGAAGCTGACGGCAAGACAAAAGATGAGACTTTGAATCAAGTAGCAGAGATTTTGGAGATGGATAGGGAAGAGATTGATTCGCTATTAGAGCAAAGCTGGGTGACGGATGAGGTAAATGTTCCCATCAAGACATTGCGCCCAGATGAGCGTGATCTCGCGAAAGAAGTGACCGCTTTACCTGGTGTACAAAGTACAGAAACTACTTCCAGATTTTACACACTTGGAGAAGCTGCAGCACATTTGACTGGTTATGTGAAGAAAGTAGATGCAGATTTCTTAGAGGAAGACGACAATGCTTCCAATTATAGTTCGACTTCTTATGTCGGCTCGACTGGATTAGAATCTGTCTTTGAAGATAAACTTCGGGGTGAAATCGGCTGGAAGATTTACACAGACTCTAGTGAAGAACAAGAAATTATTGCAGAAACCGAAGTTCAAAATGGGGAAGATGTTGAAACAACAATTGATAGCGAAACGCAAAAAGAGATCTATAACCAGCTGAAGGATGATAGCGGTGCATCTGCAGCAATAGATCCGAAAACCGGAGCAACATTAGCCTTAGTAAGCACACCATCTTATGATCCGAATAATTTCATTTTCGGCTGGGATGCAGAGGAATATGAAAAGCTGTCTAATAATGAGAACAGTCCATTTTCTGCAAAGTTTAATAAAACATACGCACCTGGTTCTACAATCAAGCCGTTAACAGCAGCGGTTGGCTTAGAAAATGGTGTTATCACACCTGATGAGGCGAAACATATTGAAGGAAAAACGTGGGATAATGATGGCAAATTCGGTGACTACAGTGTTACACGTGTATCGAGTAGTTTAAGTGATGTTGACTTGGAGAATGCGCTGATTACTTCCGATAATATTTATTTCGCTATGACAGCGGTGGATACAGGGGCAGAAAACTTCCAAAAAGGTCTGGAGTCATTCGGCTTTGATGAGGAATTAGACTACGCATTCCCAACAAAAGCATCATCTGTTTCAAATGATGGTCTTAACAGTGAAACATTGCTGGCGGACTCTGGATATGGTCAGGGTCAAGTACTCATGTCTCCGCTGCATTTAGCCGCTGCTTATACACCATTCTTAAATGATGGGAATCTGATTAAACCTACATTGCTGAAATCAAAAGCAGCTGAACCTGCAGTGTGGCATGAGGATGTTCTGCCGGCTGATGGAGCAAATGCGATTACAGAGGGTCTTCGCGGTGTTGTAGAAGATGAACGCGGATCAGCTCATCAGCCTGCAGTGGACGGTTTAACGATTGCGGGTAAGACTGGTACAGCTGAGCTGAAGCAAAGCAAAGATGATGAAAATGGGAAAGAAAACGGCTGGTTTGTAGCATATGATTATGATAAGCAAGATATGCTGATTAGTATGATGATAGAAGATGTACAAGATAAGGGCGGCAGTCATTATACGGTTGAAAAAGTGAAGAATGTATTCAAGTAA